The following coding sequences lie in one Alicyclobacillus curvatus genomic window:
- a CDS encoding helix-turn-helix domain-containing protein, which translates to MTQLYTPLEVAEILKVHRMTVYQMVREKQLSCVRIGSAIRIPQSAIDEFIEASLVAQR; encoded by the coding sequence ATGACTCAACTTTACACACCGCTGGAGGTCGCAGAAATCTTGAAAGTACACCGGATGACAGTGTACCAGATGGTACGGGAAAAGCAGCTATCATGTGTCCGTATCGGTAGTGCAATCCGCATACCGCAGTCAGCCATTGACGAGTTCATCGAGGCTAGCTTGGTTGCACAGCGATAA